One region of Rutidosis leptorrhynchoides isolate AG116_Rl617_1_P2 unplaced genomic scaffold, CSIRO_AGI_Rlap_v1 contig187, whole genome shotgun sequence genomic DNA includes:
- the LOC139881724 gene encoding uncharacterized protein: protein MAELASSVASNLVSKLGEYLFAPIGRQFGYVLCYKSYIQDLKNGVEKLENARERVQRSVDGAMYGGNSIHTDINKWLDSVKNKANEAQNLLTQHESAKTACFHGWLPNPMVRHPIGRKVKKMTRVIRELYDETANVNFQKVSYENHPKRIVTATTSAARSVDKKEDVLESRASITEDVINAITDDKIFVVGVYGLGGVGKSKLLEDVERRVKKEKLFDMVAMANVSCNPDLKTIQGEIADALGLNLMNVETARGRADRLRERLECDCEKKILIILDNLWRKLELKDVGIPCGDDNKVRGCKLLLSSRKGEVLRIDMVSDREFQLKELDNREGRRLFERILGNKVYDPDFRFMVDGVVKNCGGLPLFIISLAKRLRSGNLAAWRNALTIEGSDFKSLVELNYKDLKDERIQSLFLVCTLRQGRMGNILFYCLGLGLYNNFSKTIEDARDRLSMDLDCLRDSSLLLDSDASSRKKKDSNHIVKVRMHDIVADVANSIASTEWKALVGREDCGFKKWSKAELRECIAILFPNAGIDELPEKLDCPNLRIFLLYEEFSSLKVPESFFESMQKLQVLELEEISITSLPSSIEFLENLKSLSLAYCDLEDVTLLGKLKALQILHLLGSTIARLPKEIGELTELRILNLKSCTRLKVIEPGVLGSLVNLEELFMADSFDRWEAEDEAPRRNASLTELKNMNKLSTLDIAIPHSADLPRDLPFGKLNKHKIQIGGFWDWSVEYKESRTLKLKLDLGNLLFDEWVQRCLQRTQHLHLDGLQDGNDSIHDLCIEGFQELKYLHVQNSPSFHYVVHPTNNVQCTAFTRLVSLFLENLGKFEKICGSCLALESFSKLKIVKVDNCSEMKHLFPSSMMRLSSQLEEIEISRCHLMQQIVADVEVDKDEIYDPNVKSCNLHRLILRNLPKMTSFYKTANLSVDFFDGQQLIKLQNLEAITIEKCQLIREVFDLEGLTSSGEVEILSRLRELTLIDLPSLESIWNKNPRRALCFRNLKALKVQKCENLRFLFSSSMAKALVQIKEIEIANCVLMEEIMYVQKEELEEATTTDTFEFPLLTSLSLEELPNLKTFSCGKYRIHYPPLTRLTITGCPKMMTFTSFEFEGRQHSMIVDTGLQQAFGCINSDLPLLGFFNEKVLFPSLEELKLSSMCQLKRIWHNQLHGPSFCKLSSLTVELCENLSRVFPSSSMDMLQSLNKIKVVGCPSLEALFEPISPNGEKRQKLVPSLMEVNVSGCHSLSYLFSSAMAKTLHELVVLDVSCCNNLRGIIAMEEGKGKTVETFKFPHLTKLKLDDLKSLMCFSPETCAGDGLHPLFDEKLAFPKLEELHVEGVQHKEIWNDKIHAESFCRLKVLEVKQCHNIMNVIPSSMWKRLLNCMEFLTVVNCRRLRNLFTMSMAKSLGQLQYLGLSGCGEMEHIVAEEEEKPEGAVGKIVFPRLVTLHLHDMPKVRGFCEGKHISEWPSLEEFIVQDCKAVKVIFGDADCRKLEGSVQTHQPFLLVEKIIKLQNLEVITVDRCQLIQEVFDLEELTTSGDVEILWQLTILTLSDLPSLERIWNKNPKRALCFRNLKELKVQKCENLRFLFSSSMAKALVQIKEIEIASCVLMEEIMYMQKEELEEATTTDTFEFPLLTSLSLEELPNLKTFSCGKYRIHCLQQAFGCINSDLSLPGFFNEKVLFPSLEELKLSSMCQLKRIWHNQLHGPSFCKLSSLTVELCENLSRVFPSSSMDMLRSLNKIKVVGCPLLGRII, encoded by the exons ATGGCGGAATTGGCTTCCTCCGTTGCATCGAATCTTGTGTCAAAACTAGGTGAGTACCTGTTTGCTCCCATCGGACGCCAATTTGGATACGTGTTGTGCTACAAGAGTTACATCCAGGATCTCAAAAATGGAGTCGAGAAGCTGGAGAACGCGAGGGAAAGGGTGCAGCGCTCCGTCGATGGAGCCATGTATGGTGGAAACTCTATACACACTGATATTAATAAATGGTTGGATAGCGTGAAGAATAAGGCTAATGAAGCACAAAATTTGTTAACACAACATGAAAGTGCAAAAACTGCTTGCTTCCATGGGTGGCTTCCCAACCCAATGGTGCGCCATCCAATTGGCAGGAAGGTGAAGAAAATGACTCGAGTCATTCGGGAACTCTATGATGAAACTGCAAATGTTAACTTCCAGAAGGTCTCCTATGAGAATCATCCAAAAAGAATTGTTACTGCTACCACTTCCGCTGCAAGATCTGTTGACAAGAAAGAAGATGTCTTGGAGTCGAGGGCTTCAATCACAGAGGATGTAATAAATGCTATCACTGATGACAAGATTTTTGTGGTTGGGGTGTATGGACTAGGTGGGGTTGGCAAGTCCAAGCTTTTGGAGGATGTTGAAAGGCGAGTTAAGAAAGAGAAGTTGTTCGATATGGTTGCCATGGCAAATGTATCATGCAATCCAGATTTAAAAACAATCCAAGGAGAAATTGCTGACGCACTAGGCCTAAATCTAATGAATGTCGAAACTGCTCGTGGGAGAGCTGATCGTTTGCGTGAAAGGTTAGAGTGTGATTGTGAAAAAAAAATTCTCATAATTTTAGATAATTTATGGAGGAAGCTAGAGTTGAAAGATGTTGGAATTCCTTGTGGCGACGATAATAAAGTAAGAGGCTGCAAGCTATTGCTATCATCTAGAAAAGGAGAAGTTTTACGCATTGACATGGTCTCTGATCGAGAATTCCAACTCAAGGAGTTAGACAATAGGGAAGGAAGAAGACTTTTTGAAAGGATATTGGGGAACAAAGTTTACGATCCTGATTTTAGATTTATGGTAGATGGAGTAGTCAAGAATTGCGGAGGGTTGCCACTTTTTATTATTTCGTTGGCAAAAAGGTTGAGGAGCGGAAATTTGGCTGCATGGAGGAATGCTTTGACTATAGAAGGATCTGATTTTAAATCACTAGTGGAACTGAACTACAAAGACTTAAAAGACGAGAGGATCCAATCGTTGTTCTTGGTTTGTACTCTACGCCAAGGGAGAATGGGGAATATCTTGTTCTATTGCTTGGGTTTGGGTTTATATAACAATTTCAGCAAGACCATCGAAGATGCTAGAGATAGGTTGAGCATGGATCTAGATTGTCTGCGCGACTCTTCTTTGTTACTAGATAGTGATGCTTCTAGCAGAAAAAAAAAAGATAGCAATCATATAGTAAAAGTCAGAATGCATGACATAGTCGCTGATGTGGCCAACTCTATTGCTTCAACAGAATGGAAGGCCTTGGTCGGGAGGGAGGATTGTGGGTTTAAAAAATGGTCAAAGGCTGAGCTTAGAGAATGCATTGCGATATTATTCCCTAATGCTGGCATTGATGAGCTTCCTGAAAAATTAGATTGCCCAAACTTGAGGATATTTCTGTTGTACGAAGAATTCTCATCTCTCAAAGTTCCCGAGTCATTTTTTGAATCTATGCAGAAGCTCCAAGTCTTGGAATTAGAAGAAATATCTATCACCTCTCTCCCTTCGTCGATTGAGTTCCTTGAGAACCTCAAGTCGCTTAGTCTTGCTTATTGCGATCTCGAGGATGTGACTCTTCTTGGAAAGTTGAAAGCATTGCAGATTCTACATCTCTTAGGATCGACAATCGCTCGGCTGCCTAAAGAAATAGGTGAACTAACAGAATTGAGAATTTTGAACTTAAAAAGTTGCACTAGGCTCAAAGTTATCGAACCTGGCGTGCTCGGAAGCTTGGTTAATTTAGAAGAACTGTTTATGGCCGACAGTTTTGATCGGTGGGAGGCTGAAGATGAAGCACCGCGAAGAAACGCCAGCCTGACTGAGTTAAAGAACATGAATAAGTTGAGCACTTTGGACATTGCCATTCCTCATTCTGCCGATCTCCCAAGAGACTTGCCGTTTGGGAAACTGAACAAGCATAAAATCCAAATTGGGGGCTTTTGGGATTGGTCGGTTGAATATAAAGAATCTAGAACTTTAAAGCTCAAGCTGGATTTGGGCAATCTTCTTTTCGATGAGTGGGTGCAAAGATGTTTGCAGAGAACACAACATCTCCACTTGGATGGATTGCAAGATGGCAATGATAGTATTCACGATTTATGCATTGAAGGATTCCAGGAATTGAAATATCTTCACGTGCAAAATAGCCCCTCATTTCATTATGTTGTTCACCCCACGAACAATGTCCAGTGCACTGCATTTACGAGATTGGTATCTTTGTTTCTTGAGAATCTGGGCAAATTTGAGAAGATTTGTGGCAGCTGTCTTGCCCTAGAATCTTTCAGCAAATTAAAGATTGTGAAAGTGGACAACTGTAGTGAAATGAAACATCTGTTTCCTTCGTCCATGATGAGATTATCATCCCAGCTTGAAGAGATTGAAATAAGCAGGTGCCACTTAATGCAGCAAATTGTTGCAGATGTCGAGGTTGACAAAGATGAAATATATGACCCCAATGTGAAGTCCTGTAATTTGCATAGGCTGATATTACGAAACTTGCCAAAGATGACAAGCTTCTACAAAACCGCAAACCTCTCAGTTGATTTCTTTGACGGGCAACAG CTAATAAAGCTACAGAATTTGGAAGCCATAACCATTGAAAAATGTCAATTAATAAGGGAAGTATTCGACCTTGAAGGACTAACAAGCAGTGGGGAAGTCGAGATTCTATCACGATTGAGAGAATTAACCTTGATTGACTTGCCAAGTTTGGAAAGCATATGGAATAAAAATCCACGAAGAGCATTGTGTTTTCGAAACTTAAAGGCACTAAAGGTGCAAAAGTGTGAGAACCTGAGATTTCTTTTTTCTTCTTCCATGGCTAAAGCACTCGTGCAGATAAAAGAAATTGAAATAGCAAATTGTGTACTCATGGAGGAAATTATGTATGTGCAAAAAGAAGAATTAGAGGAAGCTACAACCACCGACACTTTTGAGTTTCCTTTGTTAACCTCCTTGTCTCTTGAGGAATTGCCTAATCTCAAGACATTCTCTTGTGGAAAGTATCGTATCCACTATCCACCCTTAACAAGACTGACAATAACCGGCTGCCCCAAAATGATGACATTTACGTCATTCGAATTCGAAGGAAGGCAACATTCGATGATAGTTGATACAGGTTTACAACAAGCATTTGGTTGTATCAACTCTGACTTGCCCTTGCTTGGCTTCTTCAATGAAAAG GTTCTTTTTCCAAGCTTGGAGGAATTGAAGCTTTCTTCCATGTGCCAATTAAAGAGGATATGGCACAATCAGCTCCACGGACCGTCCTTCTGCAAACTTTCATCCCTCACTGTTGAACTTTGTGAAAATTTGTCACGTGTTTTTCCGTCAAGTTCAATGGATATGTTGCAGAGCTTGAATAAAATTAAGGTAGTCGGATGTCCCTCCTTGGAAGCATTATTTGAACCAATAAGTCCCAACGGTGAGAAAAGGCAAAAGCTAGTTCCTAGTTTGATGGAAGTGAACGTGAGTGGTTGTCATAGTTTGTCATATCTCTTCTCAAGTGCCATGGCCAAAACTCTTCATGAGCTTGTAGTGCTTGATGTTTCTTGTTGCAATAATCTACGGGGCATAATTGCGATGGAAGAAGGAAAAGGGAAAACAGTAGAGACATTCAAATTCCCTCATTTAACCAAACTAAAGCTTGATGATCTTAAGAGTTTGATGTGCTTTAGTCCAGAGACTTGTGCTGGTGATGGATTACATCCTCTATTTGATGAGAAG CTGGCATTTCCAAAGTTAGAAGAGCTACATGTTGAGGGTGTTCAACATAAAGAAATATGGAACGATAAAATCCATGCGGAATCCTTTTGTCGTCTAAAGGTCCTTGAGGTGAAACAGTGTCACAACATAATGAATGTGATTCCGTCGTCCATGTGGAAGAGGCTACTTAACTGTATGGAGTTCTTGACAGTTGTAAATTGTCGACGCCTAAGAAACCTTTTTACAATGTCTATGGCAAAAAGCCTAGGACAACTCCAATATCTGGGTCTCAGTGGTTGTGGAGAGATGGAGCACATTGTTGCAGAAGAAGAGGAGAAACCTGAAGGAGCAGTCGGCAAAATTGTATTTCCTCGACTTGTCACTCTACATCTTCACGACATGCCAAAAGTCAGAGGTTTCTGTGAAGGGAAGCATATTTCAGAGTGGCCCTCCTTGGAAGAGTTTATTGTTCAAGATTGTAAAGCTGTGAAGGTGATTTTTGGAGATGCCGATTGTAGAAAGTTAGAGGGAAGTGTCCAAACACATCAACCGTTTTTACTCGTCGAAAAG ATAATAAAGCTTCAGAATTTGGAAGTTATAACAGTTGATAGATGTCAGTTAATACAAGAAGTATTTGACCTTGAAGAACTGACGACTAGTGGGGATGTCGAGATTCTATGGCAATTGACTATATTAACCTTGAGTGACTTGCCAAGTTTGGAACGCATATGGAACAAGAATCCAAAAAGAGCGTTGTGTTTCCGAAACTTAAAGGAACTAAAGGTGCAAAAGTGTGAGAACCTGAGGTTTCTTTTTTCTTCTTCCATGGCTAAAGCACTCGTGCAGATAAAAGAAATCGAAATAGCGAGTTGTGTACTCATGGAGGAAATTATGTATATGCAAAAAGAAGAATTAGAGGAAGCTACAACCACCGACACTTTTGAGTTTCCTTTGTTAACCTCCTTGTCTCTTGAGGAATTGCCTAATCTCAAGACATTCTCTTGTGGAAAGTATCGTATCCACT GTTTACAACAAGCGTTTGGTTGTATCAACTCTGACTTGTCCTTGCCTGGCTTCTTCAATGAAAAG GTTCTTTTTCCAAGCTTGGAGGAATTGAAGCTTTCTTCCATGTGCCAATTAAAGAGGATATGGCACAATCAGCTCCACGGACCGTCCTTCTGCAAACTTTCATCCCTCACTGTTGAACTTTGTGAAAATTTGTCACGTGTTTTTCCGTCAAGTTCAATGGATATGTTGCGGAGCTTGAATAAAATTAAGGTAGTCGGATGTCCCCTCCTTGGAAGAATTATTTGA